In Brevibacillus brevis, a genomic segment contains:
- the icmF gene encoding fused isobutyryl-CoA mutase/GTPase IcmF, with translation METEVYRPQNKVRFVTAASLYDGHDASINIMRRILQSSGVEVIHLGHNHSARDIVTAAIQEDVQGIAISSYQGGHVEFFKYIIDLLKERGAEHIRVFGGGGGVIVPREIRELEKYGVCKIYSPDDGRQLGLQGMINDMIRHADFPTVKELNDEVEKLREQNHQAVARLISVAEYAVDQKEWVEPLQSSVPEPQGAVPVLGITGTGGAGKSSLTDELVRRFIRKYTDKTVAILSVDPSKQKSGGALLGDRIRMNANNTPRVYMRSLATRKSGMELSAALKDAIRVARAAHFDLIIVETSGIGQGDAQVTEVCDVSMYVMTSEFGAPSQLEKIDMLDFADVIAINKFERKGSEDALREVRKQYRRNHQQFELPDEKVPVYGTIASQFNDPGTNVLFAALMHKIVEKTGVDWPLEGLDTTPVKIHKTSLIPTERVNYLQEIANTVRRYRQYAEEQSAIARKLYQLHGAKETLLASGEDSAREVAAVLEKQIELFEEKLHPECKRILEQWPKLKAAYKQDQFVTKIRDKEIVTKLFSESLSGTRIPKVSVPQFEDWGEILKWSLKENFPGEFPYTAGVFPFKREGEDPKRQFAGEGTPERTNRRFHFLSQNDEAKRLSTAFDSVTLYGEDPDYRPDIYGKIGTSGVSICTLDDMKKLYAGFDLCAPSTSVSMTINGPAPMILAMFMNTAIEQQIEAFVAREGRQPTAEESEQIKAYTLSTVRGTVQADILKEDQGQNTCIFSTEFALRMMGDIQQYFIDHKVRNYYSVSISGYHIAEAGANPITQLAFTLANGFTYVEYYLSRGMNIDDFAPNLSFFFSNGLDPEYTVIGRVARRIWATVMKNRYGANERSQKLKYHIQTSGRSLHAQEMDFNDIRTTLQALVAIYDNCNSLHTNAYDEAITTPTENSVRRAMAIQMIINKELGLAKNENPLQGAFIIEELTDLVEEAVMQEFERISSRGGVLGAMETQYQRGKIQDESMYYEMKKHTGELPIIGVNTFINPNSSEEDYEIELARATEEEKVQQIQNLRAFQERNRAKAGPALRRLQEVAMSGGNIFAELMETVKVASLGQISAALYEVGGQYRRNM, from the coding sequence ATGGAAACGGAAGTGTATCGTCCGCAAAACAAAGTTCGCTTTGTGACCGCAGCCAGCCTGTATGACGGTCACGATGCCTCGATCAACATCATGCGTCGTATTTTGCAATCGTCGGGAGTGGAAGTGATCCATCTTGGCCACAACCACTCTGCCCGCGATATTGTCACCGCTGCGATCCAGGAGGATGTGCAAGGGATTGCCATCAGCTCCTACCAGGGTGGGCATGTGGAGTTTTTCAAATACATCATTGATTTGTTGAAAGAGCGAGGAGCCGAGCATATCCGCGTGTTTGGGGGCGGGGGCGGTGTCATCGTTCCACGGGAAATTCGGGAGTTGGAGAAATACGGCGTGTGCAAAATCTATTCGCCGGACGACGGCCGTCAGCTCGGCTTGCAGGGCATGATCAACGACATGATCCGGCACGCCGACTTTCCGACGGTCAAAGAGCTGAACGATGAAGTGGAAAAGCTGCGCGAGCAAAATCATCAGGCGGTTGCGCGGCTAATCTCCGTGGCAGAGTACGCCGTCGACCAAAAAGAATGGGTGGAGCCGCTCCAAAGCAGCGTGCCAGAGCCGCAGGGGGCGGTCCCGGTGCTGGGAATTACCGGTACGGGCGGAGCAGGAAAAAGCTCGCTCACGGACGAACTGGTGCGCCGGTTCATTCGCAAGTACACTGACAAGACAGTCGCCATCCTGTCCGTCGATCCGTCCAAGCAAAAGTCGGGCGGAGCGCTGCTTGGCGACCGCATTCGGATGAACGCCAACAACACGCCGCGCGTCTACATGCGCAGCCTGGCTACCCGCAAATCGGGGATGGAGCTGTCAGCTGCATTGAAGGACGCGATTCGCGTGGCGCGGGCTGCCCATTTCGATCTGATCATCGTGGAGACGAGCGGAATCGGTCAGGGGGATGCCCAGGTCACCGAGGTGTGCGACGTGTCCATGTACGTGATGACCAGCGAATTCGGGGCGCCGTCCCAGCTCGAGAAGATCGACATGCTGGATTTTGCCGACGTGATTGCCATCAACAAGTTCGAGCGCAAAGGCTCGGAGGACGCTCTGCGCGAGGTTCGGAAACAATACCGGCGCAACCACCAGCAGTTCGAGCTGCCAGACGAGAAAGTCCCGGTCTACGGCACGATCGCCAGCCAATTCAACGATCCGGGCACCAACGTGCTGTTCGCTGCCTTGATGCACAAGATCGTGGAGAAAACAGGAGTGGATTGGCCTCTCGAGGGACTGGATACGACTCCTGTCAAAATTCATAAAACTTCGTTGATTCCGACAGAAAGGGTCAACTACTTGCAAGAAATCGCAAATACCGTCCGCCGCTACCGCCAGTATGCGGAAGAACAGTCGGCGATTGCCCGAAAGCTGTACCAGCTGCACGGCGCAAAGGAGACGCTGCTGGCGTCCGGCGAGGACTCGGCTCGTGAAGTCGCAGCCGTACTGGAAAAACAGATCGAGCTGTTCGAGGAAAAGCTGCATCCGGAGTGCAAGCGCATTTTGGAGCAGTGGCCGAAGCTAAAGGCCGCCTACAAGCAGGATCAATTCGTGACCAAAATCCGAGACAAGGAGATCGTGACCAAGCTGTTCAGCGAATCGCTGTCCGGTACGCGCATTCCCAAAGTATCGGTGCCGCAGTTCGAGGATTGGGGAGAAATCTTGAAATGGTCCCTCAAGGAAAACTTCCCAGGTGAGTTCCCGTATACGGCAGGTGTGTTTCCGTTCAAACGGGAAGGGGAGGATCCGAAGCGTCAATTTGCCGGAGAAGGCACGCCGGAGCGCACCAACCGCCGCTTCCACTTCTTGTCGCAAAACGATGAGGCCAAGCGGTTGAGCACGGCGTTTGATTCTGTGACCCTGTACGGGGAAGACCCCGACTACCGCCCGGACATTTATGGCAAGATCGGCACCAGCGGCGTAAGCATCTGTACGCTGGACGACATGAAAAAGCTGTATGCGGGCTTTGACCTGTGTGCGCCGAGCACGTCGGTGTCGATGACGATCAACGGCCCGGCTCCGATGATCCTGGCGATGTTCATGAACACGGCGATCGAGCAGCAGATCGAAGCATTCGTAGCGCGGGAAGGGCGTCAGCCTACCGCTGAGGAAAGCGAACAGATCAAGGCGTACACGCTGTCGACGGTGCGCGGGACGGTGCAAGCGGACATTCTCAAGGAGGATCAGGGGCAAAACACCTGCATTTTCTCCACAGAGTTCGCCTTGCGGATGATGGGGGATATTCAGCAGTATTTCATCGACCACAAAGTGCGCAACTACTATTCCGTCTCCATCTCGGGCTACCACATCGCGGAGGCGGGTGCGAACCCGATCACCCAACTGGCGTTTACACTTGCAAACGGCTTTACGTATGTCGAGTACTACCTGAGCCGGGGCATGAACATTGACGACTTTGCGCCAAACCTGTCGTTCTTTTTCTCCAACGGCCTCGATCCCGAGTACACCGTGATTGGCCGGGTCGCGCGCCGCATCTGGGCGACCGTGATGAAAAACCGCTACGGTGCCAACGAGCGCAGCCAAAAGCTGAAGTACCACATTCAGACGTCGGGTCGCTCGCTGCACGCGCAGGAAATGGATTTCAACGACATCCGGACTACCCTTCAGGCGCTGGTCGCCATCTATGACAATTGCAACTCCTTGCACACCAACGCCTATGACGAGGCAATCACGACACCGACGGAAAACTCGGTTCGCCGCGCCATGGCCATCCAGATGATCATCAATAAAGAGCTCGGGCTGGCGAAAAACGAAAATCCGCTGCAAGGAGCGTTCATCATCGAGGAACTGACGGATCTGGTCGAGGAAGCGGTCATGCAGGAATTCGAGCGGATCAGCTCCCGCGGTGGCGTTCTCGGTGCGATGGAGACCCAGTACCAGCGCGGCAAGATCCAGGATGAGTCGATGTACTACGAAATGAAGAAGCATACGGGCGAGCTGCCGATCATCGGGGTCAACACCTTTATCAATCCGAATTCCTCCGAGGAAGACTACGAGATCGAGCTGGCGCGCGCCACGGAAGAAGAGAAGGTGCAGCAGATCCAAAACCTGCGCGCCTTCCAGGAAAGAAACCGCGCCAAGGCCGGACCGGCGCTGCGCCGTCTGCAGGAGGTCGCCATGTCCGGCGGCAATATTTTCGCAGAGCTGATGGAGACGGTGAAGGTGGCTTCGCTGGGGCAGATCAGCGCGGCCTTGTATGAAGTGGGCGGACAATACCGCCGGAATATGTAG
- a CDS encoding response regulator — translation MLDKQDKKVLVVDDQYGIRILLYEVLGKEGYKTFQAANGKMALEIVEKESPDLVILDMKIPGMDGIEILKHIKKINQDIKVIMMTAYGELDMIKEATQLGALTHFTKPFDIDELRMAVHQQLAC, via the coding sequence ATGTTGGACAAGCAGGATAAAAAAGTGTTGGTAGTCGACGATCAGTACGGAATCCGCATTTTGCTGTACGAGGTGCTGGGCAAGGAAGGGTACAAGACATTCCAGGCGGCAAACGGAAAGATGGCCTTGGAAATCGTGGAAAAAGAGTCGCCCGATCTGGTTATACTCGATATGAAGATTCCTGGCATGGACGGGATCGAGATTTTGAAGCACATCAAGAAAATCAATCAGGACATCAAAGTCATCATGATGACAGCGTATGGCGAGCTCGACATGATCAAGGAAGCGACACAGCTGGGTGCGTTGACACATTTTACCAAACCGTTTGATATCGACGAGCTGCGAATGGCCGTTCATCAGCAGCTGGCTTGCTAG
- a CDS encoding acyl-CoA dehydrogenase — MDFRLMEEHEMMRRMVRDFAQKEIAPFVPVMEEIDQFPRPVLKKMGEMGLMGIPVGEEWGGAGMDFLSYIIAIHEISKVSATVGCILSVHTSVGTNPILYFGTDEQKRKFVSKLAAGEYLGAFALTEPHAGSDASSIRTSAVRKGDEYVLNGNKVFITNGGEADTYIAFAVTDASKGTRGISAFIVERDTPGFIVGKKEKKMGLNGSYTTELVFDNARVPAANLLGKEGEGFTIAMANLDTGRIGIAAQALGIAEAAVGYATEYAKERKQFGQPIGKQQAVAFKLADMATKAEAARLLVYQAAWLRSQGKACGLQASMAKRFATDTAMELATEAVQIFGGYGYTRDYPVERLFRDAKVTQIYEGTNEIQRIVIAKHLLS, encoded by the coding sequence ATGGATTTTCGACTGATGGAAGAACACGAAATGATGCGCCGCATGGTGCGGGATTTCGCTCAAAAGGAAATCGCCCCTTTTGTCCCGGTGATGGAGGAGATCGATCAGTTTCCGCGACCGGTTTTGAAAAAGATGGGCGAGATGGGGCTGATGGGCATCCCTGTCGGAGAAGAGTGGGGCGGAGCGGGTATGGACTTCCTCTCCTATATCATCGCCATTCACGAAATTTCCAAGGTGAGCGCGACAGTGGGCTGCATCCTGTCCGTTCACACGTCGGTGGGCACCAACCCTATCCTGTACTTCGGAACCGACGAGCAGAAGCGCAAATTCGTGAGCAAGCTGGCAGCGGGAGAGTATTTGGGGGCCTTTGCCCTGACGGAGCCGCATGCGGGATCTGACGCGAGCAGCATACGGACATCAGCCGTTCGCAAGGGTGACGAGTACGTGCTGAACGGAAACAAAGTGTTCATCACGAATGGCGGGGAAGCCGACACGTACATCGCATTTGCCGTGACGGATGCTTCCAAGGGAACGAGGGGGATTTCCGCCTTTATCGTGGAGAGGGACACCCCCGGCTTTATCGTCGGGAAAAAGGAAAAGAAAATGGGGCTGAACGGCTCTTATACGACCGAGCTGGTGTTTGACAACGCTCGAGTCCCTGCGGCCAACCTGCTCGGAAAAGAAGGGGAAGGCTTCACCATCGCGATGGCCAATCTCGACACAGGGCGGATCGGCATTGCCGCGCAAGCGCTCGGGATTGCCGAGGCAGCGGTTGGGTATGCGACCGAGTACGCCAAGGAGCGGAAACAGTTCGGCCAACCGATCGGCAAGCAGCAGGCGGTGGCATTCAAGCTCGCAGACATGGCGACCAAGGCGGAAGCCGCGAGATTGCTCGTCTACCAGGCAGCGTGGCTGCGCAGCCAGGGAAAAGCCTGTGGATTGCAAGCCTCGATGGCAAAGCGCTTTGCCACCGATACGGCAATGGAGCTTGCGACGGAAGCCGTGCAAATTTTTGGCGGCTACGGCTATACGCGCGACTATCCGGTAGAGCGGCTGTTCCGCGACGCCAAGGTCACGCAAATCTACGAGGGGACGAACGAGATTCAACGCATCGTGATCGCCAAGCATTTGCTTTCGTAA
- a CDS encoding CTP synthase codes for MTKYIFVTGGVVSSLGKGITAASLGRLLKNRGLKVTIQKFDPYINVDPGTMSPYQHGEVFVTDDGAETDLDLGHYERFIDINLSANSNVTTGKIYSSVIAKERRGDYLGGTVQVIPHITNEIKERVFRAGRETGADVVITEIGGTVGDIESLPFLEAIRQIKSDIGRENVMYIHVTLVPYIKAAGEMKTKPTQHSVKELRSLGIQPTVIVTRTEQPMTQEMKDKLALFCDIDKNAVVECVDAETLYDVPLQLQAQGLDDYVCRHLGLTCQEADMTEWKSLVAKIKNLSKTTRIAIVGKYVELHDAYLSVAEALYHGGYAIDSKIDIKWVSAEEVTLQNVEELLGDVDGILVPGGFGDRGIEGKIIATRYARENKVPFLGICLGMQIAVIEFARHVAGMDLANSSEINPDTPYPVIDLLPEQKDIEDKGGTMRLGVGPTKVEEGSLTEQAYGSTLVYERHRHRYEVNNEYREQLASLGLRFAGTSPDGRLVEIVEVPEHPWFVATQFHPEFTSRPNRPQPLFRDFVKASLTHRK; via the coding sequence ATGACGAAGTATATTTTTGTGACAGGCGGGGTCGTATCCTCGTTGGGAAAAGGGATTACAGCGGCGTCTCTGGGCCGACTCCTGAAGAATCGGGGACTAAAAGTTACCATCCAGAAGTTTGACCCATACATCAACGTTGACCCGGGGACGATGAGCCCGTACCAGCACGGGGAAGTGTTCGTGACGGACGATGGAGCGGAAACGGACTTGGACCTTGGGCACTACGAGCGTTTTATCGACATCAACCTGAGCGCCAACTCCAATGTAACGACCGGTAAAATTTACTCTTCGGTCATTGCGAAAGAACGCCGCGGCGACTATCTGGGCGGTACCGTACAGGTCATTCCGCACATCACCAACGAGATCAAGGAACGCGTATTCCGTGCAGGCCGCGAGACGGGTGCAGACGTCGTCATCACCGAGATCGGCGGAACTGTCGGAGACATCGAGAGCCTGCCGTTCCTGGAAGCGATCCGCCAGATCAAGAGCGACATCGGCCGCGAGAACGTCATGTACATCCATGTGACGCTCGTTCCTTACATCAAAGCTGCCGGCGAAATGAAAACGAAGCCGACCCAGCACAGCGTGAAGGAACTGCGCAGCCTGGGCATCCAGCCTACTGTCATCGTGACCCGGACCGAACAGCCGATGACTCAAGAGATGAAAGACAAGCTGGCTCTGTTCTGTGACATCGATAAAAACGCAGTCGTGGAATGCGTCGACGCCGAGACTCTCTATGACGTGCCGTTGCAGCTGCAAGCACAAGGTCTGGACGATTACGTCTGCCGCCACCTGGGCCTGACTTGCCAGGAAGCGGACATGACCGAGTGGAAATCGCTGGTCGCGAAGATCAAAAACCTGTCCAAGACCACGCGCATCGCGATTGTCGGGAAATACGTGGAACTGCACGACGCTTACCTGTCCGTTGCAGAAGCGCTGTACCACGGCGGCTATGCAATTGATTCCAAAATCGACATCAAATGGGTAAGTGCCGAAGAAGTCACTCTGCAAAACGTCGAAGAGCTGTTGGGCGATGTCGATGGCATCCTCGTCCCAGGCGGATTCGGAGACCGCGGGATCGAAGGGAAAATCATCGCGACGCGCTACGCTCGTGAAAATAAAGTTCCGTTCCTGGGCATTTGCCTTGGCATGCAGATCGCAGTTATCGAATTTGCGCGCCACGTGGCGGGAATGGATCTGGCGAACAGCTCCGAGATCAATCCGGACACGCCTTATCCTGTCATCGACCTTCTGCCGGAGCAAAAGGACATCGAAGACAAAGGCGGCACGATGCGCCTGGGTGTCGGCCCGACCAAAGTCGAAGAGGGAAGCCTGACCGAGCAGGCGTACGGCAGCACCTTGGTGTACGAGCGTCACCGCCACCGTTACGAGGTCAACAACGAATACCGCGAGCAACTGGCGTCTCTGGGCTTGCGTTTTGCCGGCACCTCGCCGGACGGCCGCCTGGTGGAAATCGTGGAAGTACCTGAGCATCCTTGGTTCGTGGCTACCCAGTTCCATCCGGAGTTCACCTCCCGTCCGAACCGCCCGCAACCGCTGTTCCGCGACTTTGTAAAAGCGTCCCTGACCCACCGGAAATAA
- a CDS encoding TetR/AcrR family transcriptional regulator → MSEKRKSIPSLVKDPKLIEKRREQIIEAAVNLFIHKGFHKTTTREIARASGFSIGTLYEYIESKEDVLYLVCDAIHAEMESRLREAINFNGTGLKILKLALKSFIRVMDQMSDRVLLIYQESKSLPKETLRYVLGREEEIAQVFVEIIRKGIADGSISMDEKHVKLMADNIMVLGEMWVFRRWALRKHYTLEEYTEKQIALLLREISVSE, encoded by the coding sequence GTGTCTGAGAAACGAAAATCGATTCCTTCTTTAGTGAAGGATCCGAAGCTGATCGAGAAGCGCCGGGAGCAAATCATCGAAGCGGCTGTCAATTTGTTCATCCATAAAGGCTTCCATAAAACCACGACCAGAGAGATCGCCCGTGCGTCTGGTTTTAGTATCGGGACCTTGTACGAGTATATCGAATCGAAGGAAGACGTCCTGTATTTGGTGTGCGACGCGATCCATGCCGAGATGGAGAGCCGTCTGCGCGAGGCGATCAACTTTAACGGGACTGGTCTGAAAATTTTAAAGCTGGCGCTGAAAAGCTTCATCCGCGTGATGGACCAGATGAGCGACCGGGTTTTGCTCATTTATCAGGAATCCAAATCGCTGCCGAAAGAAACGCTGCGTTACGTTCTGGGACGGGAAGAGGAAATCGCCCAGGTTTTCGTAGAGATCATTCGCAAAGGGATCGCCGACGGTTCGATCAGCATGGACGAAAAACACGTCAAGCTCATGGCCGACAATATCATGGTGCTGGGCGAGATGTGGGTGTTCCGCCGGTGGGCTTTGCGCAAACACTATACGCTGGAGGAGTACACGGAGAAGCAGATCGCTTTGTTGCTGCGTGAAATCAGTGTCTCCGAATAA
- a CDS encoding acyl-CoA dehydrogenase yields the protein MNFQLTEEHEMLRKMIRDFAENQVAPTAAERDEEERFDRSIFEQMAELGLTGIPWPEKYGGAGADYLSYVIAVEELSRVDASIGVTLSAHVSLASWPLYKFGSEEQKQKFLRPLAEGKKMGAYCLTEPGSGSDSAGMRTTAVRDGDHYILNGSKIFITNAGEAEIYIVFAVTNPELKHKGISAFIVEKGMDGFTMGKKEKKLGIRSSPTLAVNFEDVRVPAENLLGEEGQGFKIAMMTLDGGRNGIAAQALGIAQGAYEHALGYAKERNQFGKPIASLQAIQFKLADMATKIEASRLLTYQAAWLEDQGLPYGKASAMSKVFAGDTAMEVTTEAVQVFGGYGYTREYPVERFMRDAKITQIYEGTNEIQRVVISNYLLKE from the coding sequence ATGAATTTTCAATTGACGGAAGAACATGAGATGCTGCGAAAAATGATCCGTGACTTTGCCGAAAACCAAGTGGCTCCGACGGCAGCAGAGCGCGACGAGGAAGAGCGGTTTGACCGTTCCATTTTTGAGCAAATGGCGGAGCTCGGCTTGACGGGCATTCCGTGGCCGGAGAAGTACGGCGGGGCAGGTGCGGACTACCTCAGCTACGTCATCGCTGTCGAAGAGCTGTCCCGCGTGGACGCTTCCATCGGAGTGACGCTGTCCGCCCATGTGTCGCTCGCCAGCTGGCCGCTTTACAAGTTCGGATCGGAGGAGCAGAAGCAGAAGTTTTTGCGCCCGCTGGCTGAAGGGAAAAAGATGGGGGCGTACTGCCTCACCGAGCCAGGCTCCGGCTCCGACTCCGCAGGTATGCGAACGACGGCGGTCCGCGATGGCGACCATTACATCCTGAACGGAAGTAAGATTTTCATCACGAATGCGGGCGAAGCCGAGATCTACATCGTGTTTGCCGTGACCAATCCGGAGCTGAAGCACAAAGGCATCAGCGCTTTCATCGTAGAAAAAGGCATGGACGGATTTACGATGGGCAAAAAAGAGAAAAAGCTGGGGATTCGCTCCTCGCCGACGCTGGCCGTGAACTTCGAGGATGTCCGTGTGCCGGCCGAGAACTTGCTGGGGGAAGAAGGCCAGGGCTTCAAGATCGCCATGATGACGCTGGATGGAGGACGCAACGGGATCGCGGCGCAAGCGTTGGGCATCGCCCAGGGAGCATACGAGCACGCTCTCGGCTACGCGAAGGAGCGCAATCAGTTCGGCAAGCCGATCGCTTCCCTGCAAGCGATTCAATTCAAGCTCGCAGACATGGCCACCAAGATCGAAGCCTCCCGCCTGCTCACGTACCAAGCGGCGTGGCTCGAGGATCAAGGCCTGCCGTACGGAAAAGCATCCGCGATGTCCAAGGTGTTCGCAGGTGACACCGCGATGGAAGTGACCACGGAAGCCGTCCAGGTATTCGGCGGGTACGGCTACACCCGGGAATATCCGGTGGAGCGCTTCATGCGCGATGCGAAAATCACGCAAATCTACGAAGGAACCAATGAAATTCAGCGGGTAGTCATCAGCAACTACTTGCTGAAAGAATAA
- a CDS encoding lipid II flippase Amj family protein, protein MDTVLLICLLTFVIHTTETLSYAVRFAGVQTGRLAVALSLVGIILLLSRTSNLIQGPFTGGLIDQAALQHTDPSLKLHLIIVASTLGTLTAILLFPTAVQLSKRLIARLELAGSIPQMLRTAVTIDSLRSVRHHVRVPSLPVISRFRIKGVPKRLLLLNCIGTGIYTSSVLSVLYATLLAPDYKATVSMSSGMINGFATIFMTILVDPQVALMTEKAMQGTSSHDSIRDMYQWLMISRFFGTLLAQALLIPSAYWVAWIAPLFH, encoded by the coding sequence ATGGACACTGTCCTTTTGATATGCTTGCTGACGTTCGTCATCCATACCACAGAGACTCTTTCCTACGCCGTGCGTTTTGCAGGCGTACAGACGGGGAGACTGGCCGTAGCCTTGTCCCTCGTCGGCATCATATTGCTGCTGTCCCGCACCTCGAACTTGATTCAAGGGCCGTTCACCGGGGGTCTGATCGACCAGGCGGCCTTGCAGCATACCGATCCGAGCCTGAAGCTGCACTTGATTATTGTCGCCTCCACCCTGGGAACACTGACAGCCATATTGTTGTTTCCAACTGCGGTACAGCTCTCGAAAAGACTGATCGCAAGGCTGGAGCTGGCCGGCTCGATCCCGCAAATGCTGCGCACGGCCGTGACAATCGACAGCCTCCGAAGCGTGCGGCACCACGTGCGAGTGCCCAGCCTCCCTGTTATTTCGCGCTTTCGGATCAAGGGGGTGCCCAAGCGCCTCCTGCTTCTCAACTGCATCGGAACGGGCATCTACACGAGCAGCGTCCTTTCCGTGCTGTACGCCACACTGCTGGCGCCGGATTACAAAGCAACCGTGTCGATGTCATCCGGGATGATCAATGGGTTTGCCACCATTTTCATGACGATCCTGGTCGATCCGCAGGTCGCGCTCATGACGGAAAAAGCGATGCAAGGCACATCCTCGCACGACTCAATCCGCGATATGTACCAGTGGCTGATGATCTCCCGCTTTTTCGGAACGCTGCTCGCCCAGGCGCTGCTCATCCCCTCCGCTTACTGGGTCGCGTGGATCGCCCCGCTCTTCCATTAA
- the rpoE gene encoding DNA-directed RNA polymerase subunit delta: MSQLFAHIDPEKLSEMALVDIAYEILRETNRTYNFRELMDELATIRQMSKEDLMAIIAQVYTEINIDGRFVCLGDNVWGLKRWYPTDTVEETQEGGGTKKKKVILDDDFDDYDTEDEIVEDYEEDDVVIFEDDEEFVDEEAEIEDDEIDPEIDEEELEDEEELFEEEELEEAELDEDAEDEDDK; the protein is encoded by the coding sequence GTGAGTCAATTGTTTGCCCATATTGATCCAGAAAAACTGAGTGAAATGGCATTGGTTGACATTGCGTATGAAATTTTGCGCGAAACCAACCGGACTTACAACTTCCGCGAACTGATGGATGAACTGGCGACTATTCGCCAGATGTCTAAAGAAGATCTCATGGCCATCATCGCTCAAGTATACACAGAAATTAACATCGACGGCCGTTTCGTCTGCCTCGGCGACAACGTATGGGGCCTCAAACGCTGGTATCCGACCGATACGGTCGAGGAGACCCAGGAAGGCGGAGGCACCAAAAAGAAAAAGGTCATCCTGGACGACGACTTCGACGACTACGATACCGAAGACGAAATCGTCGAAGATTACGAAGAAGACGATGTGGTCATCTTTGAAGACGACGAAGAATTCGTGGACGAAGAGGCCGAAATCGAAGACGATGAAATCGACCCGGAGATCGATGAGGAAGAGCTCGAGGACGAAGAGGAGCTGTTCGAGGAAGAAGAGCTGGAAGAGGCAGAACTGGACGAGGACGCCGAAGACGAAGATGACAAATGA
- a CDS encoding 3-hydroxybutyryl-CoA dehydrogenase: MNVQTMMVIGAGQMGSGIAQVAAQAGFRVYLNDIKQEFVDRGLAAIAKNLSRSVEKGALSEEDKQTVLSRLVSSTDLADGKEADFVIEAVTENMAVKTQIFTKLDEVCPPHTVLASNTSSLPITEIAAVTKRPEKVIGMHFMNPVPVMKLVEIIRGLQTADEVYQLTEDLSKQMKKVPVSVNDFPGFVSNRVLMPMINEAIYCVYEGVATPEAIDEVMKLGMNHPMGPLTLADFIGLDTCLYIMEVLHEGFGDSKYRPCPLLRKYVKAGWLGKKSGRGFYTYN, translated from the coding sequence ATGAATGTACAAACAATGATGGTCATCGGCGCGGGACAGATGGGCAGCGGGATTGCCCAGGTAGCGGCACAGGCAGGCTTCCGCGTCTATCTGAACGATATCAAGCAAGAATTCGTCGACCGCGGCTTGGCGGCTATCGCGAAAAACCTGAGCCGCAGCGTGGAAAAAGGCGCCTTGAGCGAGGAAGACAAGCAGACGGTGCTGTCACGGCTGGTGTCTTCTACCGATTTGGCGGACGGCAAGGAAGCCGACTTCGTCATCGAAGCCGTGACGGAAAACATGGCGGTCAAAACGCAGATTTTCACCAAGCTGGATGAAGTTTGTCCGCCGCATACGGTGCTCGCCAGCAACACTTCTTCCTTGCCGATTACGGAAATCGCGGCAGTGACGAAGCGCCCGGAAAAGGTCATCGGGATGCACTTCATGAATCCCGTGCCCGTCATGAAGCTGGTCGAGATCATCCGCGGCCTGCAGACGGCGGACGAGGTCTATCAGCTGACAGAGGATCTGTCCAAGCAAATGAAAAAAGTGCCGGTCAGCGTCAACGATTTCCCAGGGTTTGTTTCCAACCGGGTGCTCATGCCGATGATCAACGAAGCCATTTACTGCGTATACGAAGGGGTGGCGACTCCCGAGGCAATCGACGAGGTCATGAAGCTGGGGATGAACCATCCGATGGGGCCGCTCACGCTGGCCGACTTTATCGGGCTGGATACGTGCTTGTACATCATGGAAGTACTGCACGAGGGCTTCGGCGATTCCAAGTACCGTCCGTGCCCGCTGCTCCGCAAATACGTAAAGGCGGGCTGGCTCGGCAAAAAATCCGGTCGCGGGTTCTACACTTACAACTGA